Proteins encoded together in one Astatotilapia calliptera chromosome 7, fAstCal1.2, whole genome shotgun sequence window:
- the LOC113024915 gene encoding endonuclease domain-containing 1 protein-like, whose product MDYCAIGLQVGHLNYCAMNSFSAKIMVAFLKQVPATITATTQRLTVFNSNPHFQKKGSVYLLLCCESCLKGRMWIIDSFIYLFLSLFNLKSVVFYGEITTDFKPCIEFFYAETIPQGISGDYQALCQHYENQYHFATLYDRNRRIPLYHSAYILSPGDGPRPKNTNWMIEPRLVSDKVNTGMEYQKHPDQNVKNSQAVNEDYKHSGYTRGHLAPSGHQQTEEDKEATFTLTNIVPQMEKFNNGPWSLQDEKMLERFNVCMPKMYVITGVMPYEKDEPNINNRVTVPEYFWTAYCCPTFTAGPDQNYFPTYAAVGRNDPNSKDDILKKKPTQDGYDVKEMSLEDLEKILQKWLKMPEMSLFKIKVK is encoded by the exons ATGGACTACTGTGCCATCGGCCTCCAGGTCGGCCACCTGAACTACTGTGCCATGAACTCCTTTTCTGCCAAGATCATGGTCGCCTTCCTGAAACAGG TACCAGCCACCATCACTGCCACCACCCAGAGGCTGACAGTATTTAACTCCAACCCTCACTTTCAGAAGAAAGGTTCAGTCTACCTTCTACTTTGCTGTGAGAGCTGTCTCAAAGGAAGGATGTGGATAattgattcatttatttatttatttttatcactgTTTAACTTAAAAAGTGTTGTCTTCTATGGAGAGATCACTACTGACTTTAAACCATGCATTGAATTTTTCTACGCAGAAACGATACCACAGGGCATCAGTGGAGACTACCAGGCATTATGTCAGCACTATGAAAACCAATACCACTTTGCCACCCTGTATGACAGAAACCGTCGTATACCATTGTACCATTCTGCGTATATACTCAGTCCTGGAGATGGACCTAGGCCCAAAAATACAAACTGGATGATTGAACCACGG CTGGTATCAGACAAAGTCAACACAGGAATGGAGTACCAAAAACATCCTGACCAAAATGTGAAGAACAGCCAGGCAGTCAATGAAGACTATAAACACTCTGGTTATACCAGAGGCCACCTCGCCCCCAGTGGTCACCAACAgacagaagaagacaaagaggcTACCTTCACCCTGACAAATATTGTTCCTCAAATGGAAAAGTTCAATAACGGCCCCTGGAGTCTACAGGACGAGAAGATGTTAGAAAGGTTTAATGTCTGCATGCCAAAAATGTATGTTATCACTGGAGTCATGCCTTATGAGAAAGATGAACCCAATATCAATAACAGGGTGACTGTTCCTGAGTACTTTTGGACTGCTTACTGCTGCCCAACGTTCACGGCTGGACCTGACCAGAATTACTTTCCTACTTATGCTGCAGTGGGAAGAAATGATCCCAACAGTAaagatgacattttgaaaaaaaaacccacacaagaTGGCTATGATGTGAAGGAGATGTCCTTGGAGGACCTGGAGAAGATCCTGCAAAAATGGCTAAAGATGCCTGAAATGAGtctctttaaaataaaagtgaaataa
- the LOC113026061 gene encoding tripartite motif-containing protein 16-like gives MHSLTLCLWGEMAQKGFKIAGDKLCCAICLDLLNDPVTIPCGHSYCRDCIKIHWDGQDQKHIHSCPQCRQTFIPRPALVKNTMLAELVEEVKQTGLYAVPANHCYAGPGDVACDVCSGRKLKAFKSCLHCVVSYCERHLQPHNNVDGLKKHKLVNPFKKLQENMCSHHNEVMKIFCRTDQQCICYLCSMGEHKGHDTVPASTERTEKQKELKPCLENFQIRIQDREEHVKVFLQEMEAINQSADKAVRDTEKTFEQIFFHIKEKNSDIQQQIRCQQRTEVKRAKQVVEKLQEELSELKRKHAELEQLSHTEDHTQFLHMFPLFSNFTESTEIPFTKRHPLLYFDDVPAAVLEVKNKLQDDLQEGWQKVSRTVTDVDVLLPQPEPQTRAEFLKFSTQLTLDPDTVNMRLLLSEENRRATFVSKKQAYPGHPERFMNRSQVLSRESLTGCHYWEVEWSGFGIYIAVAYKSISRTGDQSEFGNNSESWALDCYSSNYSLSHGKNCYRFTGPVSSKIGVYLDHKAGILSFYSVSGTMTLLHRVQTTFNQPLYVGLRASHFLGSDSSAVFV, from the coding sequence atgcattCCCTGACACTTTGTCTATGGGGAGAAATGGCACAGAAAGGATTTAAAATTGCTGGTGACAAACTCTGCTGCGCGAtctgtttggatctactgaATGATCCTGTGACTAttccctgtggacacagctactgcagGGACTGTATTAAAATTCACTGGGATGGACAGGATCAGAAGCACATCCACAGCTGTCCTCAGTGCAGACAGACCTTCATACCAAGGCCTGCTCTGGTGAAAAACACCATGTTAGCAGAGTTAGTGGAGGAAGTGAAGCAGACTGGACTGTATGCTGTTCCTGCTAatcactgctatgctggacctggagatgtggcctgtgatgttTGTAGTGGGAGAAAACTGAAAGCCTTCAAGTCGTGTCTGCACTGTGTGGTCTCTTATTGTGAGCGCCATCTACAGCCTCATAATAATGTAGATGGATTGAAGAAACACAAACTGGTCAACCCATTCAAGAAGCTTCAGGAGAACATGTGCTCTCACCACAATGAGGTAATGAAGATTTTCTGTCGCACGGATCAGCAGTGTATCTGTTATTTGTGCTCCATGGGTGAACATAAAGGCCACGACACAGTCCCAGCTTCAACAGAAAGAACTGAAAAGCAGAAAGAGCTGAAGCCGTGTCTGGAAAATTTTCAAATAAGAATTCAGGACAGAGAAGAACATGTTAAGGTGTTTCTGCAGGAAATGGAGGCCATCAATCAGTCTGCTGATAAAGCTGTGAGGGACACTGAGAAGACATTTGAACAAATTTTCTTTcacatcaaagaaaaaaattctgaTATCCAGCAACAGATCAGATGCCAACAGAGAACTGAAGTAAAACGAGCTAAACAGGTTGTGGAAAAACTGCAGGAAGAGCTCAGtgaactgaaaagaaaacatgctgAACTGGAACAGCTCTCTCACACAGAGGATCACACTCAGTTTCTACACATGTTCCCTTTGTTCTCAAATTTTACTGAATCTACAGAGATACCTTTTACTAAACGTCATCCTCTGCTGTACTTTGATGATGTGCCGGCTGCTGTATTAGAGGTGAAAAATAAACTGCAGGATGATCTTCAGGAAGGATGGCAAAAAGTTTCCCGCACAGTGACTGATGTAGACGTGTTGCTACCTCAACCAGAGCCACAAACCAGAGCTGAATTCTTAAAGTTTTCAACTCAGCTCACACTGGATCCAGACACTGTAAACATGCGGCTGTTATTATCTGAAGAGAACAGAAGGGCAACATTTGTGAGTAAAAAACAGGCATATCCAGGTCACCCTGAAAGATTCATGAACAGGTCTCAGGTCCTGAGCAGAGAAAGTCTGACTGGATGTCATTACTGGGAGGTAGAGTGGAGTGGGTTTGGTATTTACATAGCAGTCGCATACAAAAGCATAAGCAGAACGGGAGATCAAAGTGAATTTGGAAACAATAGTGAGTCTTGGGCATTAGACTGTTACAGTAGTAATTATTCACTCAGTCATGGAAAAAATTGTTATAGGTTTACAGGCCCTGTGTCTTCCAAAATTggagtgtacctggatcacaAAGCAGGTATTCTGTCCTTCTATAGTGTCTCtggcaccatgactctccttcacagagtccagaccacattcaaTCAGCCGCTCTACGTTGGACTGAGGGCAAGTCACTTCTTAGGATCAGActcctctgctgtgtttgtctgA